From the genome of Triticum aestivum cultivar Chinese Spring chromosome 3B, IWGSC CS RefSeq v2.1, whole genome shotgun sequence, one region includes:
- the LOC123070309 gene encoding peroxidase 19 — translation MTMGSSRGIRFRSLVLLLVAYLGGMRAREAPLPLPSARSAGVNNRRAPERHGLSLDFYGKTCPAVDHIVANVTAERFRDHPATGPAVLRLFHHDCFVEGCDASILIAPAGKAAGEKVERDMEENRNLPQYGFDTVEMAKAAVESKCPGVVSCADILALAARDAVQLAGGPYYEVKKGRKDSKVSLAGKVRGSLPHANSTVDELLRVFAAKGLGAGDLVALSGAHTIGFAHCAHFLGRLYDFRGTRRADPFMDARLVKALRMTCPYTGGSARAVVPFDVSTPFQFDHAYYANLQARLGVLGSDQALFLDARTRPLVQELGADKARFFRAFVASMDRMGSIRVKKGKKGEVRKICSQHLY, via the exons atgacaaTGGGTTCCTCCAGAGGCATCCGCTTCCGCAGCCTTGTCCTGCTCCTCGTCGCGTACCTCGGAGGCATGCGCGCTCGGGaggcgccgctgccgctgccgtctGCCAGGAGCGCGGGGGTTAACAACAGGCGGGCGCCGGAACGGCACGGGCTGTCGCTGGACTTCTACGGCAAGACGTGCCCCGCGGTCGACCACATCGTCGCCAACGTCACCGCCGAGCGGTTCCGCGACCACCCGGCCACCGGGCCCGCCGTGCTCCGCCTCTTCCACCACGACTGCTTCGTGGAG GGCTGCGACGCGTCCATACTGATCGCGCCGGCAGGCAAGGCGGCAGGGGAGAAGGTGGAGAGGGACATGGAGGAGAACAGGAACCTGCCGCAGTACGGGTTCGACACGGTGGAGATGGCCAAGGCCGCCGTGGAGAGCAAGTGCCCCGGCGTCGTCAGCTGCGCCGACATCCTCGCCCTCGCCGCCCGAGACGCCGTGCAGCTG GCAGGAGGGCCCTACTACGAGGTGAAGAAGGGGAGAAAAGACAGCAAGGTATCCCTGGCTGGCAAGGTGCGCGGCAGCCTGCCCCACGCCAACTCCACCGTGGACGAGCTCCTCCGCGTGTTCGCAGCCAAGGGCCTGGGCGCGGGCGACCTGGTGGCGCTGTCCGGCGCGCACACCATCGGCTTCGCGCACTGCGCCCATTTCCTGGGCCGCCTCTACGACTTCCGCGGCACGCGGCGGGCGGACCCGTTCATGGACGCGCGGCTGGTGAAGGCGCTGCGCATGACGTGCCCCTACACCGGCGGCAGCGCCCGCGCGGTGGTGCCGTTCGACGTGAGCACGCCGTTCCAGTTCGACCACGCCTACTACGCCAACCTGCAGGCCAGGCTGGGCGTCCTGGGCTCCGACCAGGCGCTGTTCCTGGACGCGCGGACCAGGCCGCTCGTGCAGGAGCTCGGCGCGGACAAGGCCCGCTTCTTCCGGGCCTTCGTCGCCAGCATGGACAGGATGGGCTCCATCCGGGTCAAGAAGGGCAAGAAGGGAGAGGTCAGGAAAATCTGTAGCCAGCACTTGTACTAA